From the genome of Halomonas sp. 1513, one region includes:
- a CDS encoding Flp pilus assembly protein CpaB — protein sequence MSPSLLKGLAALLVILAIGLAFAGWQLTRDVPRSAVAPTPEVVERPAPAEHPVLAAGRALPAGTRLSDAGEGATPALQVVDYPSRIDDSFADLAEVEGRVLTRPLAAGDILRPHHFALGGVLAEQVPPGKRAIAVGVDEVIGSGGYVAPGDRVDVFYYAQASDGDRTQLARRLLQDVEVLSFGAELQGASVAANGGNDSDEGPQRSGRTAVLALDGDQAPRLLLAETTGRLRLAVIGATERRRLLDGNEGLPSMKLLSASLHHADEDDDVRGPELGPAVLFHELTQREARPAAPVQAPTRPAAGRQVIQHVGGNTQTVTLGN from the coding sequence ATGTCTCCTAGCCTTCTTAAAGGCCTGGCCGCCTTACTGGTCATACTGGCCATCGGCCTGGCGTTCGCCGGCTGGCAGCTGACGCGCGACGTGCCCCGCTCGGCGGTGGCACCGACGCCGGAAGTGGTCGAGCGGCCAGCGCCTGCCGAGCACCCGGTGCTGGCCGCCGGCCGTGCACTGCCGGCGGGCACGCGCCTCAGCGACGCCGGCGAGGGTGCCACACCGGCGCTGCAGGTGGTCGACTACCCCAGCCGCATCGACGATAGCTTCGCCGATCTCGCCGAAGTCGAGGGGCGAGTGCTGACGCGGCCGCTGGCCGCTGGCGATATCCTGCGTCCTCATCACTTCGCGCTGGGTGGCGTCCTTGCCGAACAGGTACCGCCGGGCAAGCGTGCCATCGCCGTGGGTGTCGACGAGGTCATCGGCAGCGGCGGCTATGTCGCGCCGGGAGATCGCGTCGATGTCTTCTACTACGCCCAGGCCAGCGACGGCGACCGTACCCAACTGGCCCGACGCCTCCTTCAGGACGTCGAGGTGCTCAGCTTTGGCGCCGAGCTTCAAGGAGCGAGCGTCGCCGCCAACGGCGGTAACGACAGCGACGAAGGCCCACAGCGCAGCGGACGCACGGCAGTTCTGGCGCTGGACGGTGACCAGGCGCCTCGACTGTTGCTGGCCGAAACCACCGGCCGCCTGCGCCTGGCGGTGATCGGCGCCACCGAGCGTCGCCGCCTGCTCGACGGCAATGAGGGACTACCGTCGATGAAGTTGCTGTCGGCTTCGCTCCATCACGCCGACGAGGACGATGACGTCCGGGGTCCCGAACTGGGGCCGGCGGTGCTGTTTCACGAGCTGACCCAGCGGGAGGCGCGCCCCGCGGCGCCGGTGCAAGCACCAACGCGGCCGGCGGCGGGGCGCCAGGTGATTCAGCACGTGGGTGGCAATACGCAGACGGTGACGCTCGGCAACTGA